The Bacillus kexueae genome has a segment encoding these proteins:
- the mscL gene encoding large conductance mechanosensitive channel protein MscL translates to MIKEFKQFIARGNIFDLAIAVMMGAAFGKIVESLVSDLMMPVIGVVIGGVNFESLHIAIGEEVIRYGKFLQTLVDFLFISFSIFMMIKMINRLKGEKQSYEVKKTTNLEILQEIRDLLRSQSIQEKGETNQMKVTISTKKDDKS, encoded by the coding sequence ATGATTAAGGAATTCAAACAATTTATAGCACGTGGGAATATTTTTGACTTGGCGATTGCAGTGATGATGGGAGCGGCGTTCGGAAAAATTGTGGAGTCACTTGTCTCAGATTTGATGATGCCAGTAATTGGTGTAGTGATCGGCGGCGTGAACTTTGAAAGCTTACATATCGCCATTGGAGAAGAAGTGATTCGTTACGGGAAGTTTTTGCAAACGCTCGTTGATTTTTTGTTTATATCTTTTAGCATTTTTATGATGATTAAAATGATTAATCGCTTAAAAGGGGAGAAACAATCGTATGAAGTGAAAAAAACAACAAATCTCGAAATCTTACAAGAGATTCGAGATTTGTTGAGAAGTCAATCTATTCAAGAAAAAGGTGAGACGAACCAAATGAAGGTGACGATTTCGACCAAAAAAGATGACAAATCTTAA